The following proteins come from a genomic window of Hypanus sabinus isolate sHypSab1 chromosome 9, sHypSab1.hap1, whole genome shotgun sequence:
- the LOC132399640 gene encoding transmembrane protein 79-like gives MSAILPLVQIDPADRKDKDGDSDSRRMGSSTPPEEASSPLHNSETLEYPSDQQHPNCLELDLWAEKEPGKAPPLLEEKSETPPPHLCDPSVHVRVVPRGSLLRTQRSSEEEEEEEEEEQVCVLANGGGALEGGSTPEHRPFLTFRSRSRAAMDREGPDEEAACEAQGDRAERGSCGCCSRSSLKGTAALAGSLLIYPCFLYGAYVFLPFDVPLMPDLSARLIYTLRCSIFATVPILMGIVVYGLARLCSSSVDPFDKRKEDVEIHLRFVTDSVHLLLLFLMNLLVLSTYLPHEVLKLLPLLTAFFALARLIYWLTFAISSTFRGFGYGLTFFPILGLLICNLYYMFVLAPDQMFSTSLSNGEQEEQSQSPRQRFWG, from the exons ATGTCAGCCATTCTGCCACTGGTCCAGATCGACCCCGCGGACCGAAAGGACAAGGATGGGGACTCGGATTCCAGGCGGATGGGGAGCTCCACACCTCCGGAGGAAGCCAGCAGCCCCCTGCACAACTCCGAAACCCTCGAATACCCGAGTGACCAGCAGCACCCCAACTGCCTGGAGCTTGACCTGTGGGCTGAGAAGGAGCCGGGCAAGGCCCCTCCCCTGCTGGAGGAGAAGTCGGAGACCCCACCCCCACATCTCTGCGACCCCAGTGTCCACGTGCGGGTGGTCCCCAGAGGGTCGCTGCTGAGGACGCAGAGGAgcagtgaggaggaggaggaggaggaggaggaggagcaagtGTGTGTCTTGGCCAACGGAGGTGGGGCCTTGGAAGGGGGCAGCACCCCTGAGCACCGACCCTTCCTGACGTTCCGGAGCCGCAGCCGGGCTGCGATGGACAGGGAGGGGCCGGACGAGGAGGCGGCCTGCGAGGCCCAGGGGGACAGGGCGGAGAGGGGCTCCTGCGGGTGCTGCAGCCGCTCCAGCCTAAAGGGCACAGCGGCCCTGGCGGGCTCCCTACTCATCTACCCCTGCTTCCTGTACGGCGCCTACGTCTTCCTGCCCTTCGACGTGCCCCTGATGCCCGACCTCAGCGCCCGCCTCATCTACACCCTCCGCTGCAGCATCTTCGCCACCGTCCCCATCCTGATGG GAATCGTCGTGTACGGGCTGGCGCGCCTGTGCTCCTCCTCGGTCGACCCGTTCGATAAGCGGAAGGAGGATGTCGAGATCCACCTGCGCTTCGTCACGGACTCCGTCCACCTCCTCCTGCTGTTCCTCATGAACCTGCTGGtgctctccacctacctgccgcACGAGGTGCTGAAACTGCTGCCCCTCCTCACGGCCTTCTTCGCCCTGGCCAG GCTGATTTACTGGCTGACCTTCGCCATCAGCAGCACCTTCAGGGGTTTTGGCTACGGcctcaccttcttccccatcCTGGGCCTACTCATCTGCAACCTGTACTACATGTTCGTGCTGGCCCCCGACCAGATGTTCTCCACCTCTCTCAGCAACGGGGAGCAGGAGGAACAGAGTCAGTCCCCACGCCAGAGGTTCTGGGGGTGA